From Helicoverpa armigera isolate CAAS_96S chromosome 17, ASM3070526v1, whole genome shotgun sequence, one genomic window encodes:
- the LOC110370352 gene encoding uncharacterized protein LOC110370352 isoform X3, producing the protein MMLGKAVLCLSTLHFYSVAAQEQCTDLRGRLISHGLHYVPGPDTCTLCVCDNGLPKVCKAVLCSPPQDCRSFRVGNTCCEFICLDDVVKPAEGAEANVRMAAGGAAAVVLLTVALVVYRVRKQKRRRPPHADDQRSLTSIGYISGSMGYMGGTCETALAAWKPPSNYLPRGEAPPPYDEAIAQCRPETMRVSNETSYHRTYPATVESMARPDECASHGYVNIPRPVTQVTYYIANTQNCYNAPLLQPVHQQDNREPASMPHHPLAPNMVGFPSAIRLTGSLGAISNRGLLSVLQREPDHERPHNVPGFYTNSANVHTSLHRTIPRISTAVDATLLDTPISGFNRADRSLHNEIRRSFHKPSENNRHNADTGRSMPRNLNLASVNDISRNIEPVLDVDTSQARLSGANGWRGRTHSEEQNVGSERAPSPAPAPAPAPAPPPPAPHAPHAAPQVPPHAAPQPQPTLPLTVDKLRGLGAGRGGRRRLSQRVRELQVCQQL; encoded by the exons GTTTGTGACAATGGACTGCCTAAAGTTTGTAAGGCGGTACTATGTTCACCTCCACAG GATTGTCGCTCATTCCGCGTGGGCAATACGTGTTGCGAATTCATTTGCCTCGACGATGTTGTGAAGCCGGCTGAAGGCGCGGAAGCTAATGTGCGCATGGCTGCTGGCGGCGCCGCAGCCGTCGTACTGCTAACAGTAGCACTCGTGGTGTATAGAGTGAGGAAGCAGAAGCGGCGCAGACCACCCCACGCTGATGATCAGAGGAGCTTGACTAGTATTGG GTACATAAGCGGCAGCATGGGCTACATGGGAGGCACTTGCGAGACGGCGCTGGCCGCGTGGAAACCGCCTAGCAATTATCTGCCACGGGGCGAGGCTCCACCGCCGTACGATGAGGCTATAGCTCAATGTCGACCTGAAACTATGAG AGTATCAAACGAGACATCTTACCACCGTACATACCCGGCAACCGTTGAGTCCATGGCGCGACCCGACGAATGTGCGAGCCACGGCTACGTGAACATCCCTCGCCCCGTCACACAggttacatattat ATCGCGAACACACAAAATTGCTACAATGCTCCGTTGCTGCAGCCGGTACACCAACAAGACAACCGTGAGCCCGCGTCTATGCCTCACCACCCTCTCGCTCCTAACA TGGTAGGATTCCCCAGCGCAATCCGTCTGACGGGTTCTCTAGGCGCGATCAGCAACCGCGGCCTGCTGTCAGTCTTGCAGCGCGAACCGGACCACGAGCGACCGCATAACGTGCCCGGCTTCTATACCAACAGTGCTAATGTGCACACTTCGCT TCACCGCACAATCCCGCGCATATCGACGGCCGTAGACGCGACGCTCCTAGACACGCCCATTTCGGGGTTCAACCGCGCCGACCGCTCCCTTCACAACGAGATCCGACGCTCGTTCCACAAGCCCAGCGAGAATAACCGACACAATGCCGACACTGGCCGAAGTATGCCGAGAAACCTCAACTTGGCATCAGTCAATGATATCTCCAGGAACATCGAACCGGTCTTGGATGTCGATAC AAGCCAAGCCCGTCTAAGCGGCGCCAACGGCTGGCGGGGCCGCACTCACAGCGAGGAACAGAACGTGGGCAGCGAGCGAGCACCATcccccgcccccgcgcccgcgcccgcccccgcgccgcccccGCCCGCCCCGCACGCCCCGCACGCCGCCCCGCAAGTGCCGCCCCATGCGGCGCCGCAGCCGCAGCCGACGCTGCCGCTGACTGTTGATAAG TTACGAGGgctcggcgccgggcgcggAGGACGCCGACGACTATCGCAGCGAGTGCGAGAACTGCAAGTCTGCCAGCAGCTCtag
- the LOC110370352 gene encoding uncharacterized protein LOC110370352 isoform X2: MMLGKAVLCLSTLHFYSVAAQEQCTDLRGRLISHGLHYVPGPDTCTLCVCDNGLPKVCKAVLCSPPQDCRSFRVGNTCCEFICLDDVVKPAEGAEANVRMAAGGAAAVVLLTVALVVYRVRKQKRRRPPHADDQRSLTSIGYISGSMGYMGGTCETALAAWKPPSNYLPRGEAPPPYDEAIAQCRPETMRVSNETSYHRTYPATVESMARPDECASHGYVNIPRPVTQIANTQNCYNAPLLQPVHQQDNREPASMPHHPLAPNMVGFPSAIRLTGSLGAISNRGLLSVLQREPDHERPHNVPGFYTNSANVHTSLHRTIPRISTAVDATLLDTPISGFNRADRSLHNEIRRSFHKPSENNRHNADTGRSMPRNLNLASVNDISRNIEPVLDVDTSQARLSGANGWRGRTHSEEQNVGSERAPSPAPAPAPAPAPPPPAPHAPHAAPQVPPHAAPQPQPTLPLTVDKPSCVCSYEGSAPGAEDADDYRSECENCKSASSSRWVLEEGWEQGAEGAGGTQTLQRRAPPPAHAPPAAATLPQPVTKQTRTVMGPPSNWENWFNTIPDSDSESEEE; the protein is encoded by the exons GTTTGTGACAATGGACTGCCTAAAGTTTGTAAGGCGGTACTATGTTCACCTCCACAG GATTGTCGCTCATTCCGCGTGGGCAATACGTGTTGCGAATTCATTTGCCTCGACGATGTTGTGAAGCCGGCTGAAGGCGCGGAAGCTAATGTGCGCATGGCTGCTGGCGGCGCCGCAGCCGTCGTACTGCTAACAGTAGCACTCGTGGTGTATAGAGTGAGGAAGCAGAAGCGGCGCAGACCACCCCACGCTGATGATCAGAGGAGCTTGACTAGTATTGG GTACATAAGCGGCAGCATGGGCTACATGGGAGGCACTTGCGAGACGGCGCTGGCCGCGTGGAAACCGCCTAGCAATTATCTGCCACGGGGCGAGGCTCCACCGCCGTACGATGAGGCTATAGCTCAATGTCGACCTGAAACTATGAG AGTATCAAACGAGACATCTTACCACCGTACATACCCGGCAACCGTTGAGTCCATGGCGCGACCCGACGAATGTGCGAGCCACGGCTACGTGAACATCCCTCGCCCCGTCACACAg ATCGCGAACACACAAAATTGCTACAATGCTCCGTTGCTGCAGCCGGTACACCAACAAGACAACCGTGAGCCCGCGTCTATGCCTCACCACCCTCTCGCTCCTAACA TGGTAGGATTCCCCAGCGCAATCCGTCTGACGGGTTCTCTAGGCGCGATCAGCAACCGCGGCCTGCTGTCAGTCTTGCAGCGCGAACCGGACCACGAGCGACCGCATAACGTGCCCGGCTTCTATACCAACAGTGCTAATGTGCACACTTCGCT TCACCGCACAATCCCGCGCATATCGACGGCCGTAGACGCGACGCTCCTAGACACGCCCATTTCGGGGTTCAACCGCGCCGACCGCTCCCTTCACAACGAGATCCGACGCTCGTTCCACAAGCCCAGCGAGAATAACCGACACAATGCCGACACTGGCCGAAGTATGCCGAGAAACCTCAACTTGGCATCAGTCAATGATATCTCCAGGAACATCGAACCGGTCTTGGATGTCGATAC AAGCCAAGCCCGTCTAAGCGGCGCCAACGGCTGGCGGGGCCGCACTCACAGCGAGGAACAGAACGTGGGCAGCGAGCGAGCACCATcccccgcccccgcgcccgcgcccgcccccgcgccgcccccGCCCGCCCCGCACGCCCCGCACGCCGCCCCGCAAGTGCCGCCCCATGCGGCGCCGCAGCCGCAGCCGACGCTGCCGCTGACTGTTGATAAG CCGTCATGCGTGTGCAGTTACGAGGgctcggcgccgggcgcggAGGACGCCGACGACTATCGCAGCGAGTGCGAGAACTGCAAGTCTGCCAGCAGCTCtag GTGGGTGCTGGAGGAGGGGTGGGAGCAGGGCGCGGAGGGGGCGGGCGGCACGCAGACGCTGCAGCGCCGAgccccgccgcccgcgcatgcgccgcccgccgccgccacgcTGCCGCAGCCCGTCACCAAGCAAAC GCGAACCGTGATGGGTCCTCCGTCGAACTGGGAGAACTGGTTCAACACGATCCCCGACTCCGATTCGGAGTCTGAGGAGGAGTAG
- the LOC110370352 gene encoding uncharacterized protein LOC110370352 isoform X1, which yields MMLGKAVLCLSTLHFYSVAAQEQCTDLRGRLISHGLHYVPGPDTCTLCVCDNGLPKVCKAVLCSPPQDCRSFRVGNTCCEFICLDDVVKPAEGAEANVRMAAGGAAAVVLLTVALVVYRVRKQKRRRPPHADDQRSLTSIGYISGSMGYMGGTCETALAAWKPPSNYLPRGEAPPPYDEAIAQCRPETMRVSNETSYHRTYPATVESMARPDECASHGYVNIPRPVTQVTYYIANTQNCYNAPLLQPVHQQDNREPASMPHHPLAPNMVGFPSAIRLTGSLGAISNRGLLSVLQREPDHERPHNVPGFYTNSANVHTSLHRTIPRISTAVDATLLDTPISGFNRADRSLHNEIRRSFHKPSENNRHNADTGRSMPRNLNLASVNDISRNIEPVLDVDTSQARLSGANGWRGRTHSEEQNVGSERAPSPAPAPAPAPAPPPPAPHAPHAAPQVPPHAAPQPQPTLPLTVDKPSCVCSYEGSAPGAEDADDYRSECENCKSASSSRWVLEEGWEQGAEGAGGTQTLQRRAPPPAHAPPAAATLPQPVTKQTRTVMGPPSNWENWFNTIPDSDSESEEE from the exons GTTTGTGACAATGGACTGCCTAAAGTTTGTAAGGCGGTACTATGTTCACCTCCACAG GATTGTCGCTCATTCCGCGTGGGCAATACGTGTTGCGAATTCATTTGCCTCGACGATGTTGTGAAGCCGGCTGAAGGCGCGGAAGCTAATGTGCGCATGGCTGCTGGCGGCGCCGCAGCCGTCGTACTGCTAACAGTAGCACTCGTGGTGTATAGAGTGAGGAAGCAGAAGCGGCGCAGACCACCCCACGCTGATGATCAGAGGAGCTTGACTAGTATTGG GTACATAAGCGGCAGCATGGGCTACATGGGAGGCACTTGCGAGACGGCGCTGGCCGCGTGGAAACCGCCTAGCAATTATCTGCCACGGGGCGAGGCTCCACCGCCGTACGATGAGGCTATAGCTCAATGTCGACCTGAAACTATGAG AGTATCAAACGAGACATCTTACCACCGTACATACCCGGCAACCGTTGAGTCCATGGCGCGACCCGACGAATGTGCGAGCCACGGCTACGTGAACATCCCTCGCCCCGTCACACAggttacatattat ATCGCGAACACACAAAATTGCTACAATGCTCCGTTGCTGCAGCCGGTACACCAACAAGACAACCGTGAGCCCGCGTCTATGCCTCACCACCCTCTCGCTCCTAACA TGGTAGGATTCCCCAGCGCAATCCGTCTGACGGGTTCTCTAGGCGCGATCAGCAACCGCGGCCTGCTGTCAGTCTTGCAGCGCGAACCGGACCACGAGCGACCGCATAACGTGCCCGGCTTCTATACCAACAGTGCTAATGTGCACACTTCGCT TCACCGCACAATCCCGCGCATATCGACGGCCGTAGACGCGACGCTCCTAGACACGCCCATTTCGGGGTTCAACCGCGCCGACCGCTCCCTTCACAACGAGATCCGACGCTCGTTCCACAAGCCCAGCGAGAATAACCGACACAATGCCGACACTGGCCGAAGTATGCCGAGAAACCTCAACTTGGCATCAGTCAATGATATCTCCAGGAACATCGAACCGGTCTTGGATGTCGATAC AAGCCAAGCCCGTCTAAGCGGCGCCAACGGCTGGCGGGGCCGCACTCACAGCGAGGAACAGAACGTGGGCAGCGAGCGAGCACCATcccccgcccccgcgcccgcgcccgcccccgcgccgcccccGCCCGCCCCGCACGCCCCGCACGCCGCCCCGCAAGTGCCGCCCCATGCGGCGCCGCAGCCGCAGCCGACGCTGCCGCTGACTGTTGATAAG CCGTCATGCGTGTGCAGTTACGAGGgctcggcgccgggcgcggAGGACGCCGACGACTATCGCAGCGAGTGCGAGAACTGCAAGTCTGCCAGCAGCTCtag GTGGGTGCTGGAGGAGGGGTGGGAGCAGGGCGCGGAGGGGGCGGGCGGCACGCAGACGCTGCAGCGCCGAgccccgccgcccgcgcatgcgccgcccgccgccgccacgcTGCCGCAGCCCGTCACCAAGCAAAC GCGAACCGTGATGGGTCCTCCGTCGAACTGGGAGAACTGGTTCAACACGATCCCCGACTCCGATTCGGAGTCTGAGGAGGAGTAG